A genomic window from Bdellovibrio sp. SKB1291214 includes:
- a CDS encoding GGDEF domain-containing protein, whose translation MKKLVDQLDMDWGSEQHAKTKSDNKPNLSEDRATLLFILDVYNKNLFEVQNHSVRKVRAKLDTVAKELMTLEGEELENALFRFRQFISSYRIDETTYVQNTFDDFKRIIWDFADNLGEEVAAEASSEDQVNSSLAGLREAVESNSIEDLRAKSREFIDFYLKHQTNSNERRSKRMETVKKSLSTVKKQLMEANRTMRSDHLTGAHNRKSFDEQVKRYIQLNQLDHDPVTMLLFDIDFFKKINDAYGHDIGDFVLQQCVRLLQESFSREVDFVARLGGEEFAVILPGCDTKQAIKMVDDCMAKIRKEVFVHGNLEIRFTTSLGIAQLEPGETPDGWYKRVDEALYTSKQTGRNKYTVANPPGIKRVA comes from the coding sequence ATGAAAAAACTGGTTGATCAGTTGGATATGGACTGGGGATCAGAACAACATGCGAAAACCAAAAGTGATAACAAACCGAATCTCTCAGAAGACAGAGCGACCCTTCTCTTTATATTAGATGTCTATAATAAGAATCTATTTGAAGTTCAGAATCATTCTGTGCGCAAAGTGCGCGCAAAACTGGATACGGTTGCAAAAGAACTTATGACCTTAGAAGGCGAAGAGCTGGAAAATGCCCTGTTCCGCTTTCGCCAATTTATTTCAAGCTATCGTATTGACGAAACGACTTATGTGCAAAACACCTTCGATGATTTTAAACGCATCATCTGGGATTTTGCCGACAACTTGGGCGAAGAAGTGGCTGCTGAAGCAAGTTCCGAAGACCAAGTGAATTCAAGTCTTGCAGGCTTGCGCGAAGCCGTGGAATCAAACTCCATCGAAGACCTGCGCGCAAAATCACGGGAATTTATCGACTTTTATCTAAAGCATCAGACGAATTCCAACGAGCGCCGCTCTAAACGCATGGAAACAGTTAAAAAGAGCCTTTCCACAGTTAAGAAGCAATTGATGGAAGCCAATCGCACTATGCGTTCGGACCATTTAACTGGAGCCCACAACCGCAAGAGTTTTGATGAACAGGTAAAACGTTATATTCAACTGAATCAATTGGATCACGATCCAGTGACGATGTTGTTATTTGATATCGACTTCTTTAAAAAGATCAACGATGCCTATGGGCACGATATCGGGGACTTCGTATTACAACAGTGTGTGCGCTTGCTTCAAGAAAGCTTCAGCCGCGAAGTCGATTTCGTGGCCCGCTTAGGAGGAGAAGAGTTCGCCGTGATCCTTCCAGGCTGCGACACGAAACAAGCAATTAAAATGGTCGATGACTGTATGGCGAAAATCCGTAAAGAAGTTTTCGTTCACGGAAACCTAGAAATTCGCTTTACGACCAGCCTAGGAATCGCCCAACTAGAACCGGGCGAAACTCCAGACGGCTGGTACAAACGAGTGGACGAAGCCCTCTACACATCCAAACAAACGGGCCGCAACAAATACACAGTTGCAAACCCACCCGGAATCAAAAGAGTCGCATAA